One segment of Natranaeroarchaeum aerophilus DNA contains the following:
- a CDS encoding DUF2240 family protein: protein MSLRITVAAPFRQKGTERLAENEFVVALSLDRDWFSPDQATRLVDVATGRGLLDRTEGHVEITFDPTEVTIPDGFVPDEDIIQQQSPFEQALSTLEDEGIEKQNAVAGINRLQSDLGVTIETAAVVYARRNGIALDGVAEQARAELAEE from the coding sequence ATGAGTCTCCGGATCACGGTCGCCGCGCCGTTCCGACAGAAAGGGACGGAGCGACTCGCCGAAAACGAGTTCGTCGTCGCACTGTCGCTCGATCGGGACTGGTTCTCCCCGGACCAGGCGACTCGCCTCGTCGATGTCGCAACGGGTCGGGGTCTGCTCGACCGTACCGAGGGCCACGTCGAGATCACGTTTGACCCGACCGAGGTCACCATCCCCGACGGCTTCGTCCCCGACGAGGACATCATCCAGCAACAGTCACCCTTCGAGCAGGCGCTCTCGACGCTCGAAGACGAGGGGATCGAAAAACAAAACGCCGTCGCGGGGATCAACCGCCTCCAGTCCGACCTCGGCGTGACCATCGAGACGGCCGCGGTCGTCTACGCACGTCGGAACGGCATCGCGCTCGACGGCGTGGCCGAGCAGGCGCGAGCGGAGCTGGCCGAGGAGTGA
- a CDS encoding riboflavin synthase, with protein sequence MFTGIVEETGEIAARTETSDGLRLRIAGEVVTEDLAHGQSISVSGACLTVEEYGDHWFETFLAAETIEKTYLGTLDVGDAVNLERALAADARLDGHFVQGHVDGVAEVRAIRQVGEDWEFDFTLPEEFDQYVVEKGSIALDGISLTVADRTEDSVTIAVIPTTYDLTTLSEKSVGDPIHLEVDVIAKYAERMLDGY encoded by the coding sequence ATGTTCACCGGCATCGTCGAGGAGACGGGCGAGATCGCCGCGCGGACGGAGACCAGCGATGGGCTTCGACTCCGTATCGCGGGCGAAGTAGTCACCGAGGACCTGGCGCACGGGCAGAGTATCAGTGTCAGTGGCGCCTGCCTCACGGTCGAGGAATACGGCGACCACTGGTTCGAGACGTTCCTTGCCGCCGAGACCATCGAGAAGACGTATCTCGGAACGCTCGACGTGGGCGACGCCGTCAACCTCGAACGCGCGCTCGCGGCGGATGCACGTCTGGACGGCCACTTCGTGCAGGGCCACGTCGACGGTGTCGCGGAGGTTCGGGCTATTCGGCAGGTCGGCGAGGACTGGGAGTTCGATTTCACCCTCCCCGAGGAGTTCGACCAGTACGTCGTCGAGAAGGGGTCGATCGCCCTCGATGGGATCAGCCTCACCGTGGCGGATCGTACGGAGGATTCGGTCACAATCGCAGTGATCCCGACCACGTACGATCTGACGACGCTCTCAGAGAAGTCGGTCGGAGATCCCATCCACCTCGAAGTCGACGTCATCGCGAAGTACGCGGAACGGATGCTGGACGGCTACTGA
- a CDS encoding PrsW family intramembrane metalloprotease, with amino-acid sequence MERDPVERVADDDVDLYEVSSWEPRTRLDRLLVGTEDRARTFYRLLVWLAAGLALASVIGVSALVLVAEFQFGNLDAVTDPVVTVLVVLSVVPALLIAAYIWHVDVTTGEPASLLVVTFLLTMVLAGAAALLNELGSTIINVVGAATFGAEVVGTPIMLVLFFFLVVGPVEETVKLLAIRLYAYRDDRFDAVIDGAVYGAVAGLGFATIENALYITRPLESVTTTADVLQTAGGTTAARTLAGPGHVIYSALAGFYLGLAKFNRDHAVPLVAKGLLLAAVIHATYNTGASIVPPWLVGTLSLSSLSAVVIYVVAFDIAAGYFLYLKLKRYQDTYRAVGAGQPDRAPTPELAEFDGSTHTAPTSTGAVAVTSQRTPSDPPSDSATGSVEGPGSTGSGDRATGSPEGTSTDGAEDGPEADSLDDWEFQ; translated from the coding sequence ATGGAGCGAGATCCGGTCGAGCGTGTCGCCGACGACGATGTCGATCTCTACGAAGTCTCCTCGTGGGAGCCACGCACACGACTGGATCGGCTACTCGTCGGGACCGAAGATCGGGCACGGACGTTCTACCGGCTCCTCGTGTGGTTGGCCGCTGGACTCGCCCTCGCGTCAGTCATTGGCGTCTCCGCGCTCGTCCTCGTCGCCGAATTCCAGTTCGGCAACCTCGATGCCGTCACGGATCCGGTGGTTACCGTACTCGTGGTTCTCTCGGTCGTTCCTGCACTACTCATCGCCGCCTACATCTGGCACGTCGACGTGACGACGGGTGAACCCGCCTCACTGCTCGTCGTGACGTTCCTGCTCACGATGGTGCTCGCAGGTGCTGCGGCGCTGTTGAACGAACTCGGGAGTACGATTATCAACGTTGTCGGCGCAGCGACGTTCGGCGCGGAGGTCGTCGGGACGCCGATCATGCTCGTCCTGTTTTTCTTCCTCGTCGTCGGCCCCGTCGAGGAGACGGTGAAGCTGCTCGCGATCAGGCTGTACGCCTACCGGGACGATCGATTCGACGCCGTGATCGACGGGGCGGTCTACGGGGCAGTCGCGGGCCTCGGTTTTGCGACGATTGAGAATGCGCTCTACATCACACGGCCGCTCGAATCGGTGACCACGACGGCGGACGTGTTACAGACCGCTGGGGGGACGACGGCAGCCAGGACGCTTGCGGGACCGGGTCACGTTATCTACTCCGCTCTGGCCGGGTTCTATCTCGGACTGGCAAAGTTCAATCGGGACCATGCAGTCCCACTGGTTGCAAAAGGACTCCTGCTGGCAGCCGTTATCCACGCCACGTACAACACTGGAGCGAGCATCGTCCCGCCCTGGCTCGTCGGGACGCTCTCGCTGTCCTCGCTCTCGGCCGTCGTCATCTACGTGGTCGCGTTCGATATCGCCGCGGGCTATTTCCTGTATCTGAAGCTGAAACGGTATCAGGACACGTACCGGGCAGTCGGAGCGGGGCAGCCCGATCGCGCACCGACGCCCGAGCTGGCCGAGTTCGACGGATCGACACACACTGCGCCAACATCGACTGGTGCGGTGGCAGTCACGTCACAGCGAACACCGTCTGACCCACCCAGCGACTCGGCAACCGGCTCCGTCGAGGGACCAGGGTCGACCGGCAGTGGAGACAGAGCCACTGGATCGCCTGAGGGCACGTCTACCGACGGTGCCGAAGACGGGCCGGAGGCTGACTCGCTCGACGACTGGGAGTTTCAGTAG
- the pstB gene encoding phosphate ABC transporter ATP-binding protein PstB, with protein sequence MEPWIADVRDPILKAEELVVQYGDIQALQPVSVGLPEKEVTAIIGPSGCGKSTFLRCINRMNDLVDAADITGSLRFRGKDVYDDDVDPVALRRKIGMVFQKPNPFPKSIYDNVAYGLRIKGQTDNMDEAVEQALKRAALWDEVKGQLDKSGLDLSGGQQQRLCIARAIAPDPEVILMDEPASALDPVATSQIEDLIAELSEDYTVVVVTHNMQQAARISDKTAVFLTGGQLVEFDDTNTIFENPKHQRVEDYITGKFG encoded by the coding sequence ATGGAGCCATGGATCGCCGACGTGCGCGATCCGATTCTCAAAGCCGAGGAACTGGTCGTCCAGTACGGTGATATTCAGGCGCTGCAGCCGGTATCAGTTGGACTCCCGGAAAAGGAAGTAACCGCGATTATCGGTCCGTCGGGCTGTGGGAAGTCCACGTTCCTGCGCTGTATCAACCGGATGAACGATCTGGTCGATGCCGCCGATATCACCGGGAGTCTCCGGTTTCGCGGTAAGGACGTCTACGACGACGATGTCGATCCGGTCGCGCTCCGGCGCAAGATCGGGATGGTGTTTCAAAAGCCCAACCCGTTTCCCAAGTCGATCTACGATAACGTGGCGTACGGGCTTCGGATCAAGGGCCAGACCGACAACATGGACGAGGCCGTCGAGCAGGCACTGAAACGTGCTGCGCTGTGGGACGAGGTGAAGGGCCAACTCGACAAGAGCGGTCTCGACCTCTCGGGCGGCCAGCAACAGCGCCTCTGTATCGCACGCGCAATCGCGCCGGACCCGGAAGTCATCCTCATGGACGAGCCGGCGAGCGCGCTCGATCCCGTCGCAACCTCACAGATCGAGGACCTGATCGCCGAGCTATCGGAGGATTACACAGTCGTGGTCGTGACGCACAACATGCAGCAGGCGGCACGGATCTCCGACAAGACAGCCGTCTTCCTCACCGGTGGCCAGCTCGTCGAGTTCGACGACACGAACACGATCTTCGAGAACCCCAAACACCAGCGCGTCGAGGATTATATCACCGGCAAGTTCGGGTAG
- the pstA gene encoding phosphate ABC transporter permease PstA, whose translation MSDEPRTDGGVVEDEFPLDGGEQVQRKRLYGKIFVGLCLSATMVGIVALIALIADVVYEAWGWVTWEFLTYPPSRFVENFDPALYADPDTRPAGIYPALIGSIYLIAMTALFTVFLGVGAAIYLEEYASDNWLTTLINANIANLAGVPSIVYGLLGLAIFVRALNTGSSLLAGALTLTLLILPIVIVSSQEALRAVPDSLRNASYGVGATRWQTIRNVVLPNALPGIMTGMILSLSRAIGETAPLVLIGAATAMFAPPDGPLGAFAAMPMQIFDWAKQPAAEFQHVAAAGIVVLLTVLLLMNATAIYIRNKYDTPT comes from the coding sequence ATGAGCGACGAACCACGAACCGACGGCGGCGTCGTCGAGGACGAGTTCCCGCTCGATGGCGGCGAACAGGTCCAGCGCAAGCGGCTCTACGGCAAGATATTCGTTGGGCTCTGCCTGTCGGCGACGATGGTCGGCATCGTCGCGTTGATTGCGTTGATCGCGGACGTGGTGTACGAGGCGTGGGGATGGGTGACCTGGGAGTTCCTGACGTACCCACCATCGCGGTTCGTCGAGAACTTCGATCCCGCGCTGTACGCCGATCCGGATACACGTCCGGCCGGTATCTACCCGGCGCTGATCGGTTCGATCTACCTGATTGCCATGACCGCGCTGTTTACCGTGTTCCTCGGTGTCGGTGCGGCAATCTATCTGGAAGAATACGCCAGCGACAACTGGTTGACGACACTGATCAACGCCAACATCGCCAACCTCGCTGGCGTCCCGTCGATCGTGTACGGCCTGCTCGGACTGGCGATCTTCGTCCGGGCGCTCAACACCGGATCGAGTCTCCTCGCCGGCGCACTGACACTGACGCTGCTGATCTTGCCGATCGTGATCGTCTCCTCGCAGGAGGCGTTACGGGCAGTGCCGGATTCCCTGCGAAACGCGTCGTACGGGGTCGGCGCGACGCGCTGGCAGACGATCCGGAACGTCGTGCTTCCGAACGCCCTGCCCGGCATCATGACCGGCATGATCCTCTCGCTCTCGCGGGCGATCGGCGAGACGGCACCGCTGGTGCTGATCGGTGCGGCGACGGCGATGTTCGCGCCGCCGGACGGTCCACTCGGGGCCTTCGCCGCGATGCCCATGCAGATCTTCGACTGGGCCAAACAGCCTGCAGCGGAGTTCCAGCACGTCGCCGCGGCAGGCATTGTCGTCCTGCTGACTGTGCTCTTGCTGATGAACGCGACGGCGATCTATATCCGTAACAAGTACGATACACCAACATAA
- the pstC gene encoding phosphate ABC transporter permease subunit PstC — MAGADSYSDTGELTNAGTASEQRRNTFVKWVFFACAFLSVLTTVGIIVVLFRGAWTFFSDVSILTFYTGSEWSPQRNPPSYGVLSLVYGTLLITVGSAVVALPVGTATAIYLSEYASARVRSIIKPTLEVLAGIPTIVYGFFALSFITPLIQRVFPQTGTFNAASAAIVVGIMIIPMVSSLSEDAMSAVPDELRNAGYGLGATKFEVSTGIVVPSAMSGILASYILAISRAIGETMAVALAAGITPQITANPLEPIQTMTSYMVNVGMGDVSVGSVGYQSLFAVGMTLFVMTLAMNMLSLAIKARYREEYQ; from the coding sequence ATGGCGGGGGCGGATTCGTACTCCGATACTGGGGAACTGACGAATGCGGGAACGGCAAGCGAACAGCGCCGGAATACGTTCGTGAAATGGGTCTTCTTTGCCTGTGCGTTCCTGTCGGTCCTGACAACGGTCGGCATCATCGTCGTGCTCTTTCGCGGCGCATGGACGTTCTTTTCGGACGTCTCGATCCTGACGTTTTACACCGGATCGGAGTGGTCGCCCCAGCGTAACCCGCCGAGTTACGGTGTGCTCTCGCTGGTCTATGGGACGCTGCTGATCACCGTCGGCTCTGCAGTCGTTGCCCTCCCGGTCGGGACGGCAACGGCGATCTACCTCAGCGAGTACGCGAGTGCCCGTGTTCGATCGATCATCAAGCCGACGCTCGAAGTGCTGGCGGGGATCCCGACGATCGTGTACGGTTTCTTCGCTCTCTCGTTCATTACCCCGCTCATCCAGCGCGTGTTTCCACAGACCGGGACGTTCAACGCCGCCTCGGCGGCGATCGTGGTCGGGATCATGATCATCCCGATGGTCTCCTCGCTGTCGGAAGACGCGATGAGCGCGGTGCCGGACGAGTTGCGGAATGCGGGCTACGGTCTCGGCGCGACCAAATTCGAGGTCAGTACCGGAATCGTCGTCCCCTCCGCGATGTCGGGCATCCTGGCATCGTACATCCTCGCGATCTCGCGGGCGATCGGCGAGACGATGGCGGTCGCGCTGGCGGCAGGGATTACACCACAGATCACCGCGAATCCGCTGGAGCCGATCCAGACGATGACATCGTACATGGTTAACGTCGGGATGGGTGACGTCTCTGTGGGCTCGGTCGGCTATCAGAGCCTCTTTGCGGTCGGCATGACGCTGTTCGTGATGACGCTGGCGATGAACATGTTGAGTCTGGCGATCAAAGCGCGCTACAGGGAGGAGTATCAATGA
- a CDS encoding PstS family phosphate ABC transporter substrate-binding protein — MASHRESGASSCSRSRREFLFAAGSVGVAGLSGCITRGEESDLTGEIIVDGSNTVLPHTAAVAEEFQWRNNGVRIPVRGSGTGAGFQQFTAGETALQNASRRITDEERADADANGVEFLELEAVLDGIAIMAHPDGPVDRLTVDQLHQLWRQGSDVEQWSDLDPEWPDREISLYGRDSASGTYDYFTEAINGEAGSIRRGYNETADTNVIVRGVRGNRDALGFGGAGYFYENEDDLKLVEVDDDNGGVIPTDETVGRAFEEEPDGPAYTPLSRSMYVYVNVNELEREVVREFVRFFFRREEPDGQAWTQRVAPRVKFYPIPDPLVERESERLEAKIAEVR; from the coding sequence ATGGCAAGTCACCGGGAGTCTGGTGCGTCTTCTTGCAGCCGGTCGCGGCGTGAATTCCTTTTTGCTGCGGGATCAGTCGGCGTAGCCGGACTTTCAGGCTGTATCACCCGCGGCGAGGAAAGCGACCTCACCGGAGAGATCATCGTCGACGGCTCGAACACGGTGTTGCCCCACACCGCAGCAGTCGCCGAGGAGTTCCAGTGGCGAAACAACGGTGTCCGCATTCCCGTTCGCGGCTCGGGCACCGGCGCTGGTTTCCAGCAGTTCACAGCCGGTGAGACCGCGCTACAGAACGCCAGTCGTCGGATTACCGACGAAGAACGGGCCGATGCCGACGCAAACGGTGTCGAGTTCCTCGAACTGGAAGCCGTGCTCGACGGGATCGCGATCATGGCTCATCCCGACGGACCAGTCGATCGATTGACCGTCGATCAGCTCCACCAGCTCTGGCGGCAGGGCTCGGACGTGGAGCAGTGGAGCGATCTCGATCCCGAGTGGCCCGACAGGGAGATCTCGCTGTACGGGCGTGACTCGGCGTCGGGGACGTACGACTACTTCACCGAGGCGATCAACGGTGAGGCAGGGAGCATCCGCCGGGGGTACAACGAGACTGCAGATACGAACGTCATCGTCCGGGGCGTCCGCGGGAACAGGGACGCCCTCGGCTTTGGCGGTGCAGGCTACTTCTACGAGAACGAGGACGATCTGAAACTGGTCGAGGTTGACGACGACAACGGCGGGGTTATACCGACCGACGAGACAGTTGGAAGGGCGTTCGAGGAGGAGCCGGACGGTCCTGCGTACACGCCCCTTTCGCGCTCGATGTACGTCTATGTGAACGTGAACGAACTGGAACGCGAAGTGGTTCGGGAGTTCGTGCGATTCTTTTTCCGACGAGAAGAGCCCGACGGGCAAGCATGGACACAGCGTGTCGCACCCCGGGTCAAATTCTACCCCATTCCCGACCCACTGGTAGAGCGTGAGTCCGAGCGCCTCGAAGCCAAAATCGCGGAGGTGCGGTGA
- a CDS encoding phosphate signaling complex PhoU family protein has translation METRKVQITGGSTYTVSLPKSWATENDVAAGTEVEFHAEDDSLLLTPKSEREHTEGTLDVTDLAGEQLTRAVMTMYVSGFDRIALEGSTITSEQRRAIRSATQSLIGVEVLEETGERVVLQDLLDSSELSITNAVTRMRLIAESMLADAVTALVENDDDLARDVIQRDDDVDRLWFVVSRTFRATLRSTSAATELGLPREDCFDYHSSARQLERSADHAAKISQLTLQLGEIPEEVSMEIVELHDNAADIIDQAMDALLTDDSARSSEIAHEVRESILGLDEQTRRIHDKLRQLDPHEAQLLGIIVDSLSRSADYGGNIAETALQKAAPRP, from the coding sequence ATGGAGACGCGAAAAGTCCAGATTACTGGCGGCTCGACGTATACGGTCTCGTTGCCAAAGTCGTGGGCGACGGAGAACGATGTCGCTGCCGGGACCGAAGTCGAGTTCCACGCCGAGGACGATTCGCTGTTGTTGACGCCAAAGAGTGAGCGCGAACACACGGAAGGAACGCTTGACGTTACCGACCTCGCGGGCGAGCAGCTGACGCGGGCGGTGATGACGATGTACGTCAGCGGCTTCGACCGGATCGCGCTCGAAGGATCGACCATCACGAGCGAACAGCGCCGTGCGATCAGGAGCGCTACCCAGAGCCTGATCGGCGTCGAGGTGCTCGAAGAGACCGGCGAACGCGTCGTCCTGCAGGATCTACTCGACTCCTCGGAGCTGTCGATTACCAACGCTGTCACGCGAATGCGCCTGATCGCCGAATCGATGCTCGCCGACGCCGTGACCGCGCTCGTCGAGAACGACGACGACCTCGCACGCGACGTCATCCAGCGCGACGACGACGTCGACCGGCTCTGGTTTGTCGTCTCGCGGACCTTTCGTGCGACGTTGCGCTCGACGAGCGCGGCCACGGAGCTTGGGCTCCCGCGCGAGGACTGTTTCGACTACCACTCCAGTGCCCGCCAGCTTGAACGGAGCGCAGATCACGCCGCCAAGATCAGCCAGCTCACCCTCCAACTCGGTGAAATACCCGAAGAAGTCAGCATGGAAATCGTCGAACTTCACGACAACGCCGCCGATATCATCGACCAGGCGATGGACGCGCTGCTGACCGACGACAGTGCCCGGTCGAGCGAGATTGCTCACGAGGTGCGCGAGTCGATCCTCGGGCTGGACGAACAGACCCGCCGCATCCACGACAAACTCCGCCAGCTCGATCCCCACGAGGCACAACTGCTCGGGATCATCGTCGATTCGCTCTCCCGCAGTGCGGACTACGGCGGCAACATCGCCGAGACGGCACTGCAGAAGGCCGCGCCGCGACCGTGA
- a CDS encoding SipW-dependent-type signal peptide-containing protein, with product MADEDSGRLNRRSVLAGIGAAGAGAALGGFGTSALFTDEEHLDDNEIVAGELDLFIDWQEKYDKGDGLKLIDVFPADEKGGKEQADLEIDDFCKTFGELGPPLHSKRRSVIDYDTREPTKGNKADEPLVYLDDVKPGDRWETTFSYHLCGNDGWVWFRTKNKEYLDAHGEDKPEDHLADKAHARVWYDMYEGPDGDAASVTGDITEDTTEIDEIFSTLTDSRFPEPGARNFDCDDYEERLGRFEEGDLAGDELFEGDFEESDSAEGECGTVTVDERTGGTVTFSSDGPVLIVSVKGGNEGENVYVFQEPVILDGATFSTPTGQDISNIDVCCAANGEEIIEPGDNVYQEGKEPLIAEGTLREVLDELNDGVLLDADPDIGSMYNDDSDPACTEASTTRYIGFEWWLPMDVGNEIQQDRLEFDLGFYTEQCRHNPNPQNPFVDEPDRIDLPPNADPEAELEEQFNILSDIDFDTNAVEICVEQPEADGETDIGVQVTDHHGTFDETPTTWNPGSSFLASRTIEFEDGVGCFKMGNPGVDDVLLTLLPFDGGLETVDDIDNIAVAVEGEEPASMNIRGVDVAQSEMTAEASTGFEDHESDR from the coding sequence ATGGCAGACGAAGACAGCGGACGACTCAATCGACGGAGCGTACTGGCCGGGATCGGTGCAGCCGGTGCCGGTGCAGCGCTCGGGGGATTCGGCACATCAGCACTCTTCACCGACGAAGAGCATCTGGACGACAACGAGATCGTTGCGGGCGAGCTGGACCTGTTCATCGACTGGCAGGAAAAGTACGACAAGGGAGATGGGCTAAAGCTCATCGACGTGTTCCCTGCGGATGAAAAAGGGGGTAAAGAACAGGCAGACCTCGAAATAGACGACTTCTGTAAGACGTTCGGCGAGCTCGGTCCACCGCTCCACAGCAAGCGCCGGTCGGTCATCGATTACGATACTCGCGAGCCGACGAAGGGCAACAAGGCGGACGAGCCGCTTGTCTACCTCGACGACGTCAAGCCCGGCGACCGCTGGGAGACGACGTTCAGCTACCATCTCTGTGGTAACGACGGCTGGGTCTGGTTCCGGACGAAAAACAAGGAGTACCTCGACGCGCACGGGGAGGACAAGCCAGAGGACCATCTCGCTGACAAGGCGCATGCACGTGTCTGGTACGACATGTACGAGGGTCCCGACGGGGATGCCGCTTCAGTCACAGGCGATATCACCGAGGACACCACGGAAATCGACGAGATTTTCAGCACGCTAACTGACTCACGGTTCCCTGAACCCGGTGCGCGGAACTTCGATTGCGACGACTATGAGGAACGACTCGGTCGGTTCGAGGAGGGCGATCTGGCTGGAGACGAACTGTTCGAAGGCGATTTCGAGGAGAGCGATTCTGCCGAGGGGGAATGTGGAACAGTTACAGTCGATGAAAGGACGGGCGGGACTGTCACCTTCTCATCGGATGGACCTGTTCTGATCGTCAGCGTAAAAGGCGGCAACGAGGGCGAGAACGTCTACGTGTTCCAGGAGCCAGTCATCCTCGATGGAGCGACGTTCTCGACACCAACCGGGCAGGACATTAGCAACATCGACGTGTGCTGTGCTGCCAACGGCGAGGAGATCATCGAACCGGGCGATAACGTCTATCAGGAAGGCAAAGAGCCGCTCATCGCCGAGGGGACGCTACGGGAGGTTCTCGACGAGCTCAACGACGGCGTCTTGCTCGACGCCGACCCGGATATCGGATCGATGTACAACGACGACAGCGACCCGGCCTGTACCGAGGCCTCGACGACCCGGTATATCGGCTTCGAGTGGTGGCTGCCGATGGACGTGGGCAACGAGATCCAGCAGGATCGTCTGGAGTTCGACCTCGGCTTCTACACCGAACAGTGTCGACACAACCCGAACCCGCAGAATCCGTTTGTCGACGAACCGGACCGAATCGACCTGCCACCGAATGCCGATCCTGAGGCAGAACTCGAAGAGCAGTTCAATATCCTGTCGGACATCGATTTCGACACTAACGCGGTCGAGATCTGTGTCGAACAGCCGGAAGCCGATGGGGAAACGGATATTGGCGTCCAGGTCACCGATCACCACGGAACGTTCGATGAAACGCCGACGACGTGGAACCCCGGTTCTTCGTTCTTGGCATCACGAACGATCGAGTTCGAGGATGGCGTTGGTTGCTTCAAGATGGGCAACCCGGGCGTCGATGATGTGCTACTGACGCTCTTACCGTTCGATGGCGGTCTCGAAACCGTCGACGACATCGACAACATCGCCGTCGCTGTCGAGGGAGAAGAGCCAGCCAGCATGAACATCAGAGGCGTCGACGTGGCGCAGTCAGAGATGACCGCCGAGGCGAGCACCGGGTTCGAAGACCACGAATCCGACCGATAA
- a CDS encoding signal peptidase I: MSYLRRKASAAARVLLGFALIITLCAVVVVAVPQVIGADESYVVTSDSMSPEIEGGDVVIVTERSPDQIEEDDVITFAPPGDDERRTTHRVVEIEEEDGQTQFVTQGDANENPDPQPVAAERVIGEVTLTIPYFGRFVAFAQTTIGIISLVILPGLALVGTEVWELKKGMDESESDDESGDSAESDADSESDQSDDARTDDEEVDR, translated from the coding sequence ATGTCGTATCTTCGCCGGAAGGCAAGCGCCGCCGCGCGCGTCCTGCTTGGGTTCGCGCTGATCATCACCCTCTGTGCGGTCGTCGTGGTCGCCGTCCCGCAGGTGATCGGTGCCGACGAAAGCTACGTCGTCACCTCCGACAGCATGTCGCCCGAAATCGAGGGCGGTGATGTCGTGATCGTTACCGAGCGCAGTCCCGATCAGATCGAGGAAGATGACGTAATCACGTTCGCACCGCCGGGTGACGACGAGCGCCGGACGACCCATCGCGTCGTCGAGATTGAAGAGGAGGACGGCCAGACGCAGTTCGTCACACAGGGTGACGCAAATGAAAACCCTGACCCACAGCCGGTGGCCGCCGAGCGTGTAATCGGCGAGGTCACGCTGACGATCCCGTACTTCGGACGCTTCGTCGCCTTCGCGCAGACGACGATCGGCATCATCTCGCTGGTGATTCTGCCGGGGCTGGCGCTGGTCGGGACCGAAGTCTGGGAGCTGAAAAAAGGGATGGACGAATCGGAGTCCGACGACGAATCCGGTGACTCGGCGGAATCGGACGCCGACAGCGAATCCGACCAGTCGGACGACGCCCGGACAGATGACGAGGAGGTGGATCGATGA
- a CDS encoding DUF7344 domain-containing protein: MSATAVQQSETVTPDGVESGDETRGRTERPPIDQELAFQMLSCRRRRHVLHYLRQNDGSATLRTLSRRIAAWENDTDPEEITYQQRVRVYTALRQSHLPKMDDGGVVEFDADRSTVTLTDAAAQLDVYLDVVPHDDIPWSTYYAGLGALCVGFAALVVAGLPPFSLLAGGIGALLFSTLFFASGVAHVLHDRRMQVGDEGPPRG, from the coding sequence GTGAGCGCGACCGCAGTCCAGCAAAGCGAGACGGTCACTCCGGACGGTGTGGAATCCGGCGATGAGACACGGGGTCGGACCGAACGCCCGCCGATCGATCAGGAACTGGCCTTCCAGATGTTGAGCTGTCGTCGACGCCGCCACGTCCTTCACTATCTCCGGCAGAATGACGGGAGCGCGACGCTCCGGACGCTCTCACGACGCATCGCCGCGTGGGAAAACGATACCGATCCCGAGGAAATCACCTACCAGCAACGGGTTCGCGTGTACACCGCGCTCCGGCAGTCACATCTGCCAAAGATGGACGACGGCGGCGTCGTCGAGTTCGATGCCGATCGGTCGACGGTCACGCTGACCGACGCCGCGGCGCAACTGGACGTCTACCTCGATGTCGTCCCGCACGACGATATCCCGTGGAGTACGTATTACGCCGGGCTCGGCGCGCTCTGTGTGGGGTTCGCCGCGCTGGTAGTGGCCGGACTCCCGCCCTTTTCGCTGCTGGCCGGTGGAATCGGCGCGTTGCTGTTCTCGACGCTGTTTTTCGCCTCGGGGGTAGCGCACGTACTGCACGACAGACGCATGCAGGTCGGGGACGAAGGGCCGCCCAGGGGGTGA